One segment of Erigeron canadensis isolate Cc75 chromosome 2, C_canadensis_v1, whole genome shotgun sequence DNA contains the following:
- the LOC122588425 gene encoding auxilin-like protein 1 produces MESVSRPFHRRKLSNSYSGKNAYEGVFSGHHRRRKFDGAPAVSVSEYNEIFGSNGGGEGSIPVIDLTNLQESSDCVNLNLEVKPDYTQIFGGFRDNDIAVNYQDLIFRDKARAPSSTSHSSQDADYLPDQSSDDLKQFNLSYNKISQRSKGGLDGTTHVTQLHAVPGFTCFIDESASQPNKETENQKASVTNTAPERQTSQNGMESRSKHGEDNSLFGDERSKTFQTDIKSHPSVVTSSPAASSTNEAPSQPKKEFEKQKSSVTNIHLSGNSRKGDYREKQTSQRAVESRSKDFQENLLSDDINVKIFQAEPKSHVSKVSSPPALSATVDEAASQPKNGTEKQKSSLTNNVHPIVNSSKADLQEKQTSRITVESSNADCKSHASKVSSPFALSATNDEAASQSKNGTEKQKSSLTNNVHPIVNSSKADLQEKQTFRSTVESSNADCPDESLTDDRYLKTFQADLKSHPSKISSQSPVASATNSDKYFDYETRSTATTTGTFKDTPGEFPPVFFDEELDENSVAAVSAAALRKAIEKAQESIRIAKESVGRKKEGLRGFSSKSFKDSLKVKARVPIVNTCEEQKEKDDRMKAAQVFSNGRSHHKHVGTVLHSDFADGEKLFGTKNVINDIHGKILEAVKDSEIPLRPPHELRDNKIVCNSEEVVDETRSSEATESTTYEAPQKDNERANDFLVLGSCEKGPRESGHDFDYDEPDEPKENKHDFRPSITHKLAEELNNLTVYQKVEDETQDQNGYKKRFIEELGLLENKKQEVLEQESDESLASEESNYEASEKVLEDERELKDTESQKVEDTGKKFYDIREVETVENAPNYAYSLGTSEMSSKEEENHKAEEASEKVDKIEEPQNYASSSSDYDDAEESESVSVHSQKACRDDQNDNNPDSSQEIDDVNSCSTQEFLVEDTEAVEKVIYESIFVDQRSSEGSDDECVDASNSGLADVDFGQNDVRSESSSDTMHGMEIEVKEYKETEEKVVSVKEGDNNHQQLHEERPEIRIKETGTSQEPKDEIRDSGPSKIVEKEQTKRIKEVTAEERERERVKLAVDRAIREARERAFVEARERAERAAAQRVPVEIRQKVMADSQDKVAKASDKASTQSKLRAERAAVERATAEARQRALEKAMSQKKISEPKVVVNEIKQTSSSVTHTSTESALRSKAKLEKHNRIMERAAQALAEKEKRDLLVLREQAERNRLAENLDADIKRWSNGKEGNLRALLSTLQYILGAESGWQPVSLTEIITTSAVKKAYRKATLCVHPDKLQQRGASIQQKYICEKVFDLLKAAWNKFNSEER; encoded by the exons GGCTCCCTCATCAACAAGCCACAGCTCCCAAGATGCAGATTATTTGCCTGATCAATCTTCCGATGACTTGAAGCAGTTCAACTTGTCATATAACAAAATCAGCCAGAGGAGTAAAGGCGGTTTAGATGGGACAACACATGTCACACAATTACATGCTGTACCTGGATTTACTTGTTTCATAGATGAATCTGCTTCTCAACCAAATAAGGAAACCGAGAACCAAAAAGCATCTGTAACAAATACAGCTCCTGAGAGACAAACCTCCCAAAATGGTATGGAATCTAGAAGTAAACATGGTGAAGATAATTCCCTATTTGGTGATGAGCGTTCCAAGACATTTCAAACCGATATCAAATCACATCCCTCAGTAGTAACATCGTCACCTGCAGCTTCATCAACCAATGAAGCACCTTCTCAGCCGAAGAAGGAATTTGAGAAGCAAAAGTCCTCTGTTACTAATATTCATCTCAGTGGAAACTCTAGGAAGGGGGATTACCGTGAGAAACAAACTTCACAAAGAGCAGTGGAATCTCGAAGTAAAGATTTTCAAGAAAATCTGTTGTCTGATGATATAAATGTTAAGATATTTCAGGCTGAACCTAAATCACATGTCTCCAAAGTATCATCACCTCCTGCACTTTCAGCAACCGTTGATGAAGCAGCTTCTCAACCAAAAAATGGAACCGAGAAGCAAAAATCGTCTTTGACAAATAATGTTCATCCCATTGTCAACTCTAGCAAGGCAGACTTACAGGAGAAACAAACATCCAGAATTACTGTGGAGTCTAGCAATGCAGATTGTAAATCACATGCCTCCAAAGTATCATCACCTTTTGCACTTTCAGCAACCAATGATGAAGCAGCTTCTCAATCAAAAAATGGAACCGAGAAGCAAAAATCGTCTTTGACAAATAATGTTCATCCCATTGTCAACTCTAGCAAGGCAGACTTACAGGAGAAACAAACATTTAGAAGTACCGTGGAGTCTAGCAATGCAGATTGTCCCGATGAATCCTTAACCGATGACAGATACTTAAAGACGTTTCAGGCAGATCTCAAATCACATCCCTCCAAAATATCATCACAATCCCCTGTAGCTTCAGCAACCAACTCAgataaatattttgattatgAAACGAGATCAACTGCTACAACTACCGGAACATTTAAAGATACTCCTGGAGAATTTCCTCCTGTTTTCTTTGATGAGGAGCTTGATGAGAATTCTGTGGCGGCTGTTTCTGCAGCGGCTTTAAGAAAAGCTATAGAGAAGGCTCAAGAAAGTATACGGATTGCAAAGGAATCAGTAGGCAGAAAGAAGGAAGGTCTTAGAGGATTTTCAAGCAAAAGTTTCAAAGATAGCTTGAAAGTTAAAGCTAGAGTGCCGATTGTAAATACATGTGAAGaacagaaagaaaaagatgatagaatgaaagcagcacaagtatttTCAAATGGAAGAAGTCACCATAAGCATGTTGGAACAGTACTACATTCAGACTTTGCAGATGGCGAGAAGCTTTTTGGTACTAAAAACGTTATAAATGACATACATGGGAAAATCTTGGAAGCAGTCAAGGACTCTGAGATCCCATTAAGGCCTCCTCATGAATTGAGAGATAATAAGATCGTTTGCAATTCTGAAGAAGTGGTAGATGAAACAAGGTCTTCTGAAGCAACTGAAAGTACTACATATGAAGCTCCCCAGAAGGATAATGAGAGAGCCAATGATTTTCTTGTGCTTGGAAGTTGTGAAAAGGGACCACGCGAGTCCGGGCATGATTTTGACTATGACGAACCCGATGAGCCGAAGGAGAATAAACATGATTTTAGACCAAGTATTACTCATAAGCTGGCTGAAGAATTGAACAACTTAACCGTGTATCAAAAGGTGGAAGATGAGACCCAAGACCAAAATGGTTACAAAAAGAGATTCATTGAAGAATTGGGGTTATTGGAGAATAAGAAGCAAGAGGTTCTTGAACAAGAATCTGATGAGAGTCTAGCAAGTGAAGAGAGTAATTATGAAGCAAGTGAGAAGGTGCTTGAAGATGAGAGAGAACTAAAAGACACTGAAAGCCAAAAGGTTGAAGATACAGGGAAGAAGTTTTATGATATCCGTGAAGTGGAAACGGTCGAGAATGCACCAAATTATGCCTATAGCTTAGGAACTAGTGAAATGTCTTCAAAAGAGGAAGAGAATCACAAAGCAGAAGAAGCATCAGAAAAGGTGGATAAGATTGAGGAACCACAGAATTACGCGTCATCATCAAGTGACTATGATGATGCAGAAGAAAGTGAGAGTGTGAGTGTGCATTCACAAAAAGCCTGCAGAGATGACCAAAACGATAACAATCCAGACTCAAGTCAAGAGATCGATGATGTCAACAGCTGCTCAACTCAAGAGTTCCTAGTAGAAGACACAGAAGCAGTAGAAAAAGTGATATATGAGAGCATATTTGTAGATCAAAGATCCTCTGAAGGCAGTGATGATGAATGTGTTGATGCGTCAAATTCTGGTTTAGCTGACGTGGATTTTGGACAAAATGATGTACGGTCTGAATCATCTTCAGACACAATGCATGGTATGGAGATTGAAGTTAAAGAATATAAAGAAACAGAAGAAAAAGTTGTTTCAGTGAAGGAAGGCGACAACAACCATCAACAACTTCATGAAGAAAGACCTGAAATTAGAATAAAGGAAACAGGAACATCACAAGAACCCAAGGATGAAATTAGAGATTCTGGGCCAAGCAAAATAGTGGAAAAGGAGCAAACCAAAAGGATCAAGGAAGTAACAGCTGAAGAAAGGGAGCGGGAGAGAGTAAAATTAGCTGTGGATAGAGCAATTCGTGAGGCTCGTGAACGTGCTTTTGTTGAAGCTCGAGAGAGAGCTGAAAGGGCTGCAGCCCAAAGAGTACCTGTTGAAATTAGACAAAAAGTAATGGCTGACTCTCAAGACAAGGTCGCTAAAGCTTCTGATAAAGCTTCCACACAGTCCAAGCTTAGAGCAGAACGCGCTGCAGTAGAACGAGCCACTGCAGAGGCTCGACAACGAGCTTTAGAAAAAGCAATGTCACAGAAGAAAATCTCTGAACCAAAAGTAGTAGTGAATGAGATCAAACAGACCTCATCTTCTGTAACTCATACAAGTACGGAGTCAGCTTTGAGAAGTAAAGCAAAATTAGAAAAGCATAACAGAATCATGGAACGCGCG GCTCAAGCTCTTGCGGAGAAAGAGAAGCGTGATCTGCTTGTTCTTAGAGAACAAGCCGAGAGAAAT CGGTTGGCAGAAAATCTTGATGCTGATATTAAAAGGTGGTCAAACGGAAAAGAAGGGAACTTGCGTGCACTGCTTTCAACTCTGCAATAT ATCCTTGGAGCGGAGAGTGGTTGGCAACCCGTGTCACTTACAGAGATCATAACGACTAGTGCAGTTAAGAAAGCTTACAGAAAGGCCACTCTTTGTGTGCATCCTGACAAGTTGCAACAAAGGGGTGCAAGCATTCAGCAGAAGTATATATGTGAAAAGGTTTTCGATCTCTTAAAG GCAGCTTGGAACAAATTTAACTCCGAAGAAAGATAG
- the LOC122587233 gene encoding 50S ribosomal protein L31, chloroplastic, with translation MASMINLSNTFLHRNPPPPSTLSMKQVSASVNPSHPKWTCRKKDIHPEFYEDSKVYCSGEHVLTTGGTKKEYVVDVWSGNHPFYLGSRSANLIDADQVEKFRKKFGGLGGLDQLMQIPTLKGEVIIPPKRKPAGKGKKK, from the exons ATGGCATCAATGATAAACCTATCCAACACCTTCCTCCACAGaaacccaccaccaccatcaacaCTCTCCATGAAACAG GTATCAGCATCTGTGAACCCTTCTCACCCAAAATGGACTTGCAGGAAGAAAGACATCCACCCAGAATTCTACGAAGACTCCAAAGTCTACTGCAGTGGAGAACATGTTCTGACAACAGGTGGGACCAAGAAAGAATATGTTGTGGATGTTTGGTCGGGCAACCACCCGTTTTACCTGGGCAGCCGGTCTGCTAATTTGATTGATGCTGATCAAGTTgaaaagtttagaaaaaaatttgGTGGATTGGGTGGGTTGGATCAGCTTATGCAGATTCCTACTCTTAAGGGTGAGGTCATTATTCCCCCTAAGCGAAAACCCGCTGGAAAAGGCAAGAAGAAATAA